The sequence ATGCGGGAGGGAAAGGATCCGATCGCTCCGCGAGAGGATCTCACGTTTGGCGAGAACTTCCTGTACATGCTTCAGGGAGAGGTACCCCCAGAGTTGTTCGCCGACGCCCTGGAGACGGAAATTCAGATTCACGTCGACCACGGTGCGAACGCCTCGACGTTCACCTCCCGGGTCGTTGCCTCTGCGATGGCCAATCCCTACGAGGCCGTCACGTCCGCGATGGGCGCGCTCGCCGGCCCGCTTCACGGTGCGGCCAACCAGGACGCGTTGAACATGCTGGACGATATGGACAAAAGCGAGAAGTCCATCGAGGAGTGGGTCCAGGACCGCTTCGACGAGGGCGACGTGATCTACGGGTGGGGTCACCGCGTCTACAACACCTACGACCCCCGGGCCAAAATCGTCGCCGAGTACGCCGAGGACATCATCGACTCCCCGTACGGTGACGACCGGTGGTACAAGCTGGCACGCGACCTCGAGGGGTACCTCATGGAGAACACGGAGCTCGCGGAAAACGGCATCGCGCCCAACGTGGACTTCTACTCGGGGACCGTTTACCAGCAGATGGGTATTCCGACGGACATCTACACCAACCTGTTCACCATGAGCCGGGTCGGTGGCTGGCTCGGACACATCATCGAGCAGTACTCCGACAACCGCATCATCCGTCCGAGAGTCCAATACACGGGACCCGACGAACGTGACTGGGTGCCCTTTGAAGAGCGGTCCTGACGACGCACGGATGGCTCTTTGACGTCCCGGTGACGACCCATGGACGGCCCTTGGCCACCCATGTACCGGTGACGTACGAACGGCCCGGCGGACCATGGCGAGAACACATTGGGGCCACTTGGGGCCGTCTGCCACGCCCCGAACACGGATCGGAATGCAGTTAGGCCGAACCCGCGGGCGCTGTCGCGGCTAGGAACAGCCGGTCAGTGACAACGGCAGCCTTTCCGCGGTGGTTTACGATACATTCCGGGGCGGCACCGACGGAGAACGTCCGAATCGGAGCTGTCACCCCTTCGAGAGGGCTATCGCTACCCGGAAGTCGGGCCGAAAAATGGTCGTTTGGATGGTGAACCGCGATCAGCCGAAGAGGTCGCCCAGGCCCTCGCCCGATGCGTCCTCTTCTTCCTCGTCTGCTTCCTCTTCTTCGGCTTCTTCGGCTTCCTCTTCAGCTTCCTCTTCTTCGGCTTCCTCGGCCTCGGCTTCGCCACCGGCCGCACCGCCAGCGGGGGCGGCAGGCGCGGCGGCAGCCTGCTCGATGGCCTCTTCGATGTCCACGTCTTCGAGGGCGGCGACGAGCGCCTTCACGCGTGACTCCTCGACATCGACGTCGGCAGCCTCGAGCACGCCGGTAATGTTGTCTTCGTTGATCTCTGCGCCAGATTCGTTCAGGATGAGTGCTGCGTAAACGTACTCCATTGTTGTATTATCCGAACATGTCTCCGAGCCCTTCGCCGGCTTCCGACTCGTCATCGTCGTCATCCTCGGCTTCGGCTTCGTCGTCTTCGGCTGGCTCGGTTTCCGTGTCTTCGTCGTCCGATTCATCGGGTGCGGCCTCGGGTTCGGCCGCTGGTTCCTCGACGTCCTGGAGTTCCTCCGGGAGGGCCTCCTCGTCGTCGACGTTCGCGGCGAGTGCCCGCACCTGTGCATCAGCCGTGCTCACGAGGTCGTCCATTAGCTCCGGACTCTCGATTGCTGCCTGCAGGCCGAGGCTTTTGGCCTCGCCGCTGGCCTGTGCGAGCATGGTCGGGGCCGTCCGCTCGGTCGGGTACTCGGCGTTGATCGAGAGGTTTCGCGCGGCCGTCGCGGCGGCGGCGACGTCGTCGCGATATTCCGCTATGTCCAGTTCGAGTTCGTCGGACTCGAAGAGGACGCCATCGGCGTAGACGGCTCGCAGGTCGAGGCCGACCTCCTTCGGCTCGATGCCAAGTTCGGAGAGGACGTTGGCCACGTCGGCCGAAACGGTCTCGCCTTCCTCGACGACCGTACTGTCTTCGAGTACCTGAATCGACCCCTCATCGATCCGTGCGTTCGCGCCGATGCTCTGCAGTTCACCGACGAACGGGCCCGGATCCATGCCGGTGTCGCCCTCGGGGATCACGATGTCGTTCGGGGCGACCTCACCGGCGTTGATTGGTGCCGGCGTCTTCGACGCCTCGAGGTGTTTGTAGAGGGCGAAGGGGTTGTCGTTCGTCCCGACGAGTCCCACGTGTCCCGTGAGATACTCGCCGAGCGATTCGAGTCCCTCGTCGATTCGGTCGAGGGCACGGTTAAGCAGCGTGTTGCGACTCATGCGCAACGTCGCCTCGCCGTACAGTTCCGAGCGCATCTTCTGGAGCTGTCGGCTCGGAATCCCTTCGATGTCGACGACCCCGATACTCTCGAAGTTCTCGATGAGGCCGGCGATCTCGTCTACTTCGCCTTTCTTCCACTCGGGAACGACGTCTGTTGTGCGTTCGGTGGACATCTATGCTACCTCGACTGCGGGACCCATCGTGGTCTTCACGTAGATGCTATCCACGTTGAGCGGTCCCTTTTCGAGATTGGCGTGCAGCCGACGGACGATGACGTCGATGTTGTCCGCGATATCCTCGGCGGACATGTCGGCGGCGCCCACGCGTGAGTGGAACGTGCGACGTTCACCGCTGCGAAGCTGCACGGTGTTTTTCATGCGATTGACTGTCTCGACAACGTCGTCGTCGGGTTGGAGCGGAGTCGGCATCTTCCCCCGGGGACCGAGAACGGTCCCGAGGTAGCGACCGATATCCTGCATCAGGGACGCCTCCGCGACGAAGAAGTCCGTCGCGTCTGCGAGGTCCTTTGCGGCATCGGAGTCGTCACCGAGGTCCTCGAGGTCGTCCTCGTCGAGGACATCGTCGGCGACGTCCTCGGCTCTGACCGCGGTTTCGCCTTCGGCGAACACCACGATGTTGGTCTCCTGACCGGTACCCGACGGCAGCACGACGCTCTCGTCGATTCGATTCGACGGGTCGTTGAGGTCGATGTCGCGCAGATTGACGGCGAGATCCACCGTTTCGCGGAAGTTCCGCTCCGGTGCATCCTCTAGGGCACGACGTACGGCCTCTTCAATATCTGTATCTGCCATTTTTCACCTCCGTAGTCTACGACCCTGGTGGGCCGGATCTCCTACGGGTCAGTGAAACAGGCTACGCCTGTCTCGTCTCGAACGAGGCCGATGGCGGCCTTAAACCCGTCGAAAGAGAAGCTCGCGAGAAATCCGATCGCTCACGCCGTTGCTTCGTCGGCCAACACGTCGTCGTACTCGCCTGCGTCGACTTTCTCTTTGAACTCGCGGGCGTCCTCGCCCTCGATGGTCACGCCGAGGGAGGCACAGGTGCCGACAACTTCCTTCGCGGCGTTCTTCAGGTCGTAGGCCAGCAGGTCTGGCAGCTTCTGCTCGGCGACCGTCTTGACCTGTTCGATGTTGAGGTCGGCCACGAAATCCTCCTGAGGCTCGCCGCTGCCCGTCTCGAACCCGGCCTCATCTTTGATGAGAGCCGCTGTTGGCGGCACACCGACCTCGATATCGAAGGCACCGTCTTCCTCGTAACTGACCGTTACGGGGACTTCGGTGCCGTCGAACGCGGCCGTCTGCTCGTTGATTTGCTGTACGACCGCCTGCACGTCGACCGGGGTCGGACCGAGTTCCGGTCCAAGGGGCGGACCCGGATCGGCCTGTCCACCGGGTACGAGGACTTCTATCGTCTCAGCCATATGCACAGGAAATCGACACGCGGCTTTAACCTTTGTCTTTTCCCGAAACGGCGGTTCACCGCCGAATCGACGGAGTTCCGGTGGTCTCCGTGTGGCCGGCGACGAGGGCCTTCCCCTCGACCAGCCCCACGACCGGCGTAGAACGAGCGACGGGTGTATCCCTCTGGGTTGTCGGTCACCGGCTCGAAATTCGCACCACGGACCCGAATGGAACACCCTTTTTGCCGCCAACAATCTACCGAGCAGACGATGGGACTCGAGGAGGAGATCGAAGCGCTCGAAGAAGAGATAGCCGAGACGCCTTACAACAAGTCGACAGAGGCGCACATCGGCCGTCTCAAGGCCAAACTGGCCGAGAAAAAAGAGGACCTCGAGCGCCAGCAGTCCGGCAGCGGTGGGGGTGGCGGCTACGCAGTCGAGCAGACGGGTGACGCGACCGTTGCCCTCGTCGGATTCCCGAGTGTGGGCAAGTCCACACTCATCAACGCTCTCACGAACGCCGACAGCGAAGTCGCCGCCTACGAGTTCACCACCCTCGACGTCAATCCGGGCATGCTACAGTACCGCGGGGCCGCCATCCAGCTCCTCGACGTCCCCGGCCTCATCGAGGGGGCCGCAGACGGCCGGGGTGGCGGTCGGGAGGTCCTCTCGGTCGTCCGGACGGCCGACCTGGTCGTGTTCATGCTTTCAGCGTTCGAAATTGGGCAATACGATCGACTCTACGACGAACTATACGCGAACAAGATTCGCCTCGACACCGAACCGCCGAGCGTTCGCGTCACGAAAAAAGGGAAGGGCGGTATCGACGTCAATGCCTCGGGAGACATCGGCCTCGACGTGGAGACGATCAAAGACGTCGCTCGCGAACACGGCTACGTCAATGCGGACATCGCCATCAGGGGCGATCCGGACATCGACGAACTCATCGATGGGATCCAGGACAACCGCGTCTATCTCCCCTCGCTCGTTGCCGTCAACAAGGTCGATCTCATCGAAGCGAGCTATGCGGAGACGATGAAGGAATCCCTGCGCGATCATGGCATCGATCCCGACGAAGCGGTTTTTATCAGCGCGGAGAAAGAACGCGGCCTCGATACGTTCAAAGAGCGCATCTGGAAACAGCTCGGACTCATCCGCGTGTACATGGACAAGCCGGGACGGGGGGTCGACCGGGACGAACCCCTGGTGATCAGGCAGGGCGAGACCGTCGACGACGCCCTTCACAAACTCGGGGGAACGCTCGACGAACGGTTCCGATTCGCACGCGTCACGGGCCCGAGTGCGATCCACGACGAACAGCAGGTGGGTCGTGATCACGTCCTCCAGGACGAGGACGTCCTCCGCATCATCGCCAGGCGGTGATCACAGGAGCGCATCCGGCGCACCCGCCAGTGTGCGCAGCGCCTCCGCTTCGACGTGGTGAAGGTCCCCAGGAACGATCAGGAGGTGAAGCGGATCGCCGAAGTCTTCGTTCGCAAGTCCCAGAAGACTGTCGGCTCGAACGACTGGATCTGGACTACCGGCTCTCGCGACGACCACCCCCAGCACGTCCTCGTTCCAGTGCTGGCGGAGTATGTCGGCAGCAGTCGTCGCGTTCATGTACTCCTCCTTGGCCGCCTTGATGTCGAGGTACACGAGCGTGTGCAAGCCACGGTCCAAATTGTCCTCGAGGGTGTCGATCACGCTTCCCGGGACGCCGTCGGCCCCGTGCGCCCAGGGGAACGGCAACGTCGTGGCCTTCCCGAACCGATAGTTCTGGAGACCGGTCAGACTGCTCGCCGCCGTCTCGGCGGTCGGCGCGTGGATCACGCGCGTCTCGATACCGCGCTCGTGTGCTCGGAGGCGCAGATCCACGTGCGTCGTCGAGATCATGGTGTCTCCCGCCGTCAGGAAGGCTGCGTCACCCTCCCGGGCGGCGGCGAGAATCGGATCTGGCTCCCGCTCGACGCCAGCACGATCTCGGACCTCGATAGTGACGTCGTGGTAGGACTCCAGATCGTCGACGGACGTTCCGACGAGACGGCTCGTGTAGAATTCCGCGAAGACCGCGTCCGCGTCGCGAAGCGCGGCCTGGCCCGCAACGGTTATCGAGTGCTCGTCGTAGAGACCGAGTCCGATGAACGTGAGCATACGTTCACTCGACAGTCACCCAGCGTATACGTTTCGACGTGTCCCGAGAAGCGCCAGTCGTAAGCCGACCGACGGACGAGATAGACCATGACGGTTCCGTGCGTGCGCGTCGAACGAGAACGCGGCGAGGCGGCGCGCCAGCGCCTCGAGGCGGCGGACCTCCTCTCGGAGACACACGACATCGCGGTCGACGACGGGCGGCTCTACATCCCGGTGGCCAGCGAGGAGACAGTGCCCGATGACCTCGAGGTCGTCGAGTACGACCCGCCCGTCCGCGACACCCAGACGATGCCCGCCGACATCCTCGGCGTCGAGCCGACCTACGAACGGCTCGGCGACGTGATCATCATCGACGAGGACGATCCCGACCGAGCGCAGGTCCTCGCCGACGCCATCATGGACTCGGATCTACCGGTTGCCACGGTCGTCAACAAGCAATCGAAAATCACGGGTGAGCAACGGATTCGCGACTGGTCGGTACTGGCGGGTGACGGGACCGAAACGGTCCACCGCGAGTACGGCGCGGAATTCGTTCTCGACATCGCATCGGTGTACTTCTCACCCCGTCTCGCCACCGAACGCCACCGAGTGGTCGAGCAGGTCCGTGCGGGCGAACACGCCTTCGACATGTTCGCTGGCGTCGGCCCGTACGCCGTTCCGATGGCGATGCAGGGCGCCGAGGTCGTCGCCACGGACATCAACGAGACGGGGATCGAGTACCTCCGGAAGAACGCGATCAGGAACGGTGTCTCCGAGTCAGTTACGGCCATCGCCGGCGACGTCCGCGAGCAGGGGGACGACTACGGCGACTGGGCCGATCGGCTCGTGATGAACCTCCCGCATACCGCCGACGAGTTCCTGGACACCGCTGTGACCCTCGCCGGTGACGAGGCGATACTCCACTATTACGACATCCAGCACGAGGACGATCCCTATGCGCCGGGCGAGTCGGCCATACGGGCGGCCGCCGAACCGGAGTACGCAGTCTCGGTCGAGACCCGCCACGAAGTCCGGACCTATGCTCCCCACGAGGTGAACGTGGTCCTCGACGTTCGATTGGCGCGTCGGTGAGACACCTTTCGGTCCCCGAACCGAACCAGCCGCTTAATGATTCCGCGGCACCCTCAAGCCCAACAGTTAGGTGCCCACCCATTCGACATTCGGTACTCAGGTAGATTCGATGCACCCGTACCCCACGATCCGCTCGATCGAAGAAACGGCGACGTCCCTCAACGAGGGCCATCTCTGGTTACAGGAGTACGTGACGGGTCCAATCCTGGGATGGACGATGGACGAATCGGGGCTCATCACCTTCGGTATGGACGGCGAGACCGTCGATACGGCGCCCCCGTCACTCCGCCGAGCGGTGGACCACGTCAGGACACACATCGACAGGGACGGGTTGCGCTCCGGTGTCGACGACGTCTCCCAGTTCGTGTTTTACGGCTTCGCCACGAGAAACGAGGGAATCGACTACGACTGGGAAGCGATACAACCGTTTCTCGGCGTCGACATCTGGGCGGCTCCGGATGAGGATTTCGTTCCGCCGGACGTCACCGAACGCGTCTACGACGCCATTGGGCTCGCACCGATCCCCGCGTTTGAAAAGGAACTTCCCGCGACGCACTTCGATCCTGCCACCTACGAACCACCCCAATCGCACTGGCGGGACGGCCCCGCCGTCGGCGTCGTCGTGCGAAAGAAAGGTGGGCAGCGATACCGTCTCGGCAGCAAACCAACCGACGTGAGTCAGGCGGACACGGTCGACCCGGAAACCGTGATCGACTCGGAGGTTTCGCGACTCCTCGATGGTGAGCTCGATCGGTTGAATGCGACTGCGGAGACGGTCGACGTGAACACCCTCGCCGACCGGATCTTCGATCGGATCGCTCGAACATCATACGTCGCGTTGCGAGACGAACTCAACACGGCACCCGACGGCGTCCGTGAGATGGTGCGAACGGCGGTTCGAGGGGAGATCCGGACCACTCGACGGGGTTCGGACGACACAGCGTGACCGAGCCGACGTCATCGGACGAGCCAAGGTCTTAATGTCTTGGTGCTGGTAGCGATTACCGATGGCCACCGACGACGCCGCCGAGGAGTCGGACGCCGACGACCTGACGGAGACAGACTCCGACGACCTGAAGGGGGCGGACGACGAGCCCACCGAGGACGGTTCGGTCCGTGTGGGAGCGTACACCTGGCTGGATTATTTCGAGGAATTCGGGGACGAGAACGACGAAGAACACATTACGACCGGCGGAGGCGATGGGGGTGCTCCGGCGGTCGACTGGGAGTCGGTCTCGTTCGATCCGGACGAGCAATGTGGATTTCACCCCGACGACGCGATGGAACGAATAACAAACGGTATAGCGGCGGCGACCTCGCTCCAGGACTATTTCCGCGAATTTCTCGACCCCGCCACCACGCCGGTCCGCAAGGGGGAGTATCTCTGGGAACACTACAAACACGAGTACTACTACAGATCGGACGGGGCGCCTCCCCGCGACGAAAACGGGGAGGTCGTCCCCTTCGACCGGTCGGACGCCCTCGGGTTCGATCACTCACGCCGACGAAACGTTCTCTCGGCTGGAGCCGATCGAGCAGCGGCATTGGCTGATCTGGTCGACGAGCGGACCGTCGACGTCAACCCCACCCTCGACGAGGACGCGTTTTTCAGTACGGTCGACGGGGAGTCGACCATCGTCTCCCGGTACGATCTTGAGAAGGCCGTCACGTTCGAGAAAAAGCGTCACCTGCGCGAAGTCGAGCGGTACTGGGTGAACAAGCCCTACGCGTTCGTGATCATCGTTCACTCGGAGAAGGAAAACGAAAAGAAATACTACGTCATCGAGCCCCATCTGACGCCGATCGAGGCGGATCTCCAGGAGTTTCTCACCGAGAAATTACGGATGGCGATCAAGTACGCCGAATCCGACGTGGCGATCGAGGGGAGCGAAGCGGAACGCCGGGACGTCATCGAGCGGGAAACGGGAAAGCTGCTCCGCAGATACGATCTGTATTTGGGACAATCCCGGGTGGGACGCGGGACGTTCGACCGACTCCTCGATTCCGTCGCGGAACAGGGCGGTGAATTCGGGGAGCGCTTCGTCGGTGCCCTTGAATCACGAGGGGTGTACGAATCACCTGGAACCGAACAAACGTCCGGTATCGCCGGCATGGCGATCAGGCCGGAGCCGGTCCTCATAGAGGAGGACGCCGACACCCTGACCCAGTTCCAGGTCGAGAAACTCCTCTACGTCCTCAAGCGGGATTTTATCGGATACGAGCGAATCGACGCCATCAAACACGACATCAACGTCGAGGATATCTCCGTCGACGGCTACGACAGCCCGGTGTTCGTCTATCACACCGATTACGAACAACTCATTACGAACGTCGAGCACGGTCGCCAGCAACTCGACGACTTCGTCGTCAAACTCGCCCAGCGGTCCGGGAAGGGTATTAGCAAACGGCAACCCCAGGTCGAGGCCACGCTCCCGGATGGATCGCGGGCCCAGCTCACGCTCGGCGAGGAGGTTTCCGACCACGGAACGAATTACACCATCCGTCAGTTCAAGGAGATCCCGTTCACCCCGATCGATCTCATCAACTGGCGAACGTTCTCGTTGCGCGAAATGGCGTTTCTCTGGCTGTGCATCGAGAACAACAAGTCACTCATGTTTGCCGGTGGGACTGCCTCCGGGAAGACGACGAGCCTGAACGCCGTCTCGCTGTTCGTCCCCTCCAACACGAAGATCGTGTCAATCGAAGATACGCGGGAGGTCGAACTGCCCCAGCGCAACTGGATCGCGTCCGTCACCCGGCCTTCGTTCGGCAAGGACGAGCGCGGGGACATCGACGAGTTCGACCTCCTGGAGGCCGCCCTTCGCCAGCGGCCCGATTACATTATCATGGGAGAGGTGCGTGGCGAGGAGGGGCGAACGCTCTTCCAGGTCATGTCGACCGGGCACACGACGTACACGACGTTCCACGCGGACAACGTAAGCGAGGTAATCAAACGGTTCACAACCGACCCGATCAACGTCTCCAAGACGCTGTTCACCGCGCTCGATCTCATCTCGATTCAGACGTCGACCAGAGTGCGGGGCAAGAAGGTGCGCCGGAGCCGGGAACTGACCGAGATACGGCGGTACGATCCGGAGAACGATGAAATCAACGTCAACGACGTCTTCCAGTGGCAGCCGGAGACCGACACGTACCGGCACTCGGCCGATTCGACGACCCTCGAGGAAATCAAATTCGACCGGGGGTGGTCGGACGAGCAACTCGACCGCCATATGGACGAACGTGAGGCGGTCCTCGCGTACCTCATCGACAGGGGACTCAATACGTACGCCGAGGTGGCGGCGACCGTCCAGGCCTACATCAACGATCGAGAGACGGTTCTAACACTCATCGCAAACGACGACCTCGAAGCGGCACTCGATGACCTGCGACAGATGGAAAGTGTCCTCATCGACGTCGACGAGGAAAAAGAGGAGATGGTCCCCCGCCCCGATCCGGACGAAGAAGTCCAGTCCAGTGCACGCTCCGTTCTCGATGCCGCCGACGACACCATCTTCGACCAATACCGGGGCGAAAACGCACCGGACATCTCCGATGTCCTCGTTTTCGAATCGGGGGCTGAGGACGTCGAAGTGCGAGGGGACGACGGTGTCGACGACGCTGACGGCCAGCCGCCTTCGGAGGCGGGCGACGAATGAGCGCATCGTCGGCGACCGTCGACCGGGAGACCGATCAGATCGCCGACCTATTTTATCCCCTCTACGAATTGGCGTTCTCGGGACAGAGCGATTTCGTCTCTGACATGGACCGCAAACTGGCCGAAGCGAGAATGAACGAGACGGTCGAACTCTTCCTGGCTCGCGCCATCGGGTACGGCACCCTGAGCGGTCTCGCTCTCTGGGGTATCGGAATGCTGGTCGGGTACCTCGTGTTCACGACCGGCATCGTTTCCGTCGGCACGCTCATCGGCCTTCCGGTCCCCAACGAAACGCTCTATTCGGTCATCGAGGCGGTGAAAATTCCCTCCCTCGTGCTCGGTACCGGCGTTATCTTCGGACTGACCGGATTCGCCATCGGGTTTGGCGGACTCGTCGCCATTCCCTACACCCGGGCGTCGAGTCGAAAACGGGAGATCAACATGTTACTCCCCGACGCGATCTCCTATATGTTCGCGCTCTCGACGGGCGGGCTCAATCAACTCGAGATTCTCGAATCGATGGCGCAGGCCGACGACGTCTACGGCGAGGTGGCCCTGGAGTTTCGCTCCATCGTTCAGGAGACCAAGTATTTCGACGTGGACTACCGGACCGCGGTGCGAAATCGCTCACTGGAGACCCCGAGTGACGAGCTGAGCCAGTTCCTCACAGATATGCTGTCCATCATCAACTCCGGGGGAGACATGACAGACTTTCTGGAGGACAAGAAGAACCGACACATGCGGACGGCAAAACAGGAACAGGAGACGAACCTCGAGACTCTGGAGCTGTTCGGGGAGATGTACATGACGCTCTCGCTTTTTCCCTTGCTTTTGATCATCGTCGTCGTCATCATGAGCATGCTCGGTCAGGCCGACCAGGATATCCTCTACGCGACCATCTATGGGTTGATTCCGGGCGTCGGACTGGCCTTTCTCGTCCTGGTTTCGACCGTCAAACAGGACGAGCCGGGCGACGGCTACCTGTCCCTCTCGAACGAACGCGATCCTGACGCCAAAGAGCCCGGGTTGCTCGATATGGGACTCGTCGAGGAGTACGTCGGCGAGCGTTCGGTCTTCTCGCGAATAAAGACCCGCGAGGGCACCCATATTACCGCCCAGTTGCTCAGACGACCACACCTGTTCTTCCGGGACAATCCGCTTTACTCCCTCGGGATCACGGTCCCCGTGGCGATCGCCCTTCAGGTTTCCGCACTCCGGGCCGGCGTGGCACCCACGTCCATCGGCGGAATAATCGATAATCCGATCTATAGTACGTTCCTCTACGCGTACGTTCCACTCTACGTCATCGGCGTTCCGACCGCGATATTCTACGAGTGGAACGTCTACTCGCGCCATCTCGTGGTGGACAAACTGTCCGAAAACCTCAGGAAACTCTCCAGTGCGAACGATACTGGATTGACCCTCCTGGAGTCATTGCGGACCGTGTCCGAGACGTCACGGGGGAAACTCGGCGAGGAATTCGCCCGAATTCACGCGAAGGTGAACTACGGAACGAGCCTTGAGGAGGCGCTCGTGGAGTTCAACAACAAGTATCACATTCCCCGTCTCTCGCGGACGGTCAACCTCGTGAGCAAGGCCCAGGAGGCATCGAGTGAGATTTCGGCAGTCCTGACGACCGCGGCACAGGCGTCCGAA is a genomic window of Halanaeroarchaeum sulfurireducens containing:
- a CDS encoding type II secretion system F family protein; the encoded protein is MSASSATVDRETDQIADLFYPLYELAFSGQSDFVSDMDRKLAEARMNETVELFLARAIGYGTLSGLALWGIGMLVGYLVFTTGIVSVGTLIGLPVPNETLYSVIEAVKIPSLVLGTGVIFGLTGFAIGFGGLVAIPYTRASSRKREINMLLPDAISYMFALSTGGLNQLEILESMAQADDVYGEVALEFRSIVQETKYFDVDYRTAVRNRSLETPSDELSQFLTDMLSIINSGGDMTDFLEDKKNRHMRTAKQEQETNLETLELFGEMYMTLSLFPLLLIIVVVIMSMLGQADQDILYATIYGLIPGVGLAFLVLVSTVKQDEPGDGYLSLSNERDPDAKEPGLLDMGLVEEYVGERSVFSRIKTREGTHITAQLLRRPHLFFRDNPLYSLGITVPVAIALQVSALRAGVAPTSIGGIIDNPIYSTFLYAYVPLYVIGVPTAIFYEWNVYSRHLVVDKLSENLRKLSSANDTGLTLLESLRTVSETSRGKLGEEFARIHAKVNYGTSLEEALVEFNNKYHIPRLSRTVNLVSKAQEASSEISAVLTTAAQASENQDDIDRERKSRTRMQVVIIIMTFLTLLAVMAILKVSFLDVMAGLSSQASDGGGAAGGVSFGGSIDIQLLTLLFFHAVTLQGILAGFIAGYIRDARILSGVKFAIVLPTISLVVFAFI